A segment of the Pedobacter faecalis genome:
CCTTTTTAACCAGGCCTTGCAGCACATTTCCAGGGCCAACTTCAATAAATTCGTTCGCACCATCTGCAATCATCTGCTCAATTGTCTGAGTCCACTTTACGGCACCTGTAAGTTGCGTAATCAGGTTTTCTTTAATTCTTTGAGGGTCGGTATTGGCTACCGGGTCAACATTCTGATAAATGGGGCAAACTGGCTTTAAAATTGGCACTAGCTCTATGGCCTGCTGCAGCTCGCGTCTGGCAGGCTCCATCAGCGGAGAGTGGAAGGCGCCTCCTACATTCAGTTTCAATGCACGCTTTGCACCGGCTTCGGTCAGTTTCTGACATGCGAGGTCTACACCGGCTATGCTGCCCGAAATAACGATTTGCCCGGGACAGTTGTAATTTGCCGCTACGACTACTTCATCTATTTCATCACAAACCTGCTCAACAACATTATTTGCAAGCCCAAGGATGGCTGCCATTGTGGATGGCTCCAGTTCACAAGCTTTCTGCATTGCGTTGGCCCTGGTAATGACCAGTCTAAGCCCGTCCTCAAAAGACAATGCCGACGCAGCAACCAATGCCGAGAATTCGCCCAGAGAGTGACCCGCCACCATATCTGGCTTAAAACGCTCGCCCAAAGTCCTGGCGAGGATCACAGAGTGAAGAAAGATTGCCGGCTGGGTGACCTTGGTCTGCTTCAATTCTTCATCTGTTCCCGAGAACATTATATCGCTAATCCGGAAGCCGCTAATGTCATTTGCCCTCTCGAACATCTCTCTCGCTTGAGGCTGCTCATACAGCGCTTTGCCCATGCCTGAAAATTGGGCGCCCTGCCCGGGAAAAATATATGCTTTCATAATGTCGTATGCTTCTTAATGTAAATTTGCTGTAATCAGCCTTAAAAATTCCGCCCTGGTTTTATCTTTGGCAAACTCGCCGGTAAAAGCGGAGGTCGTGGTTACGGAATTCTGCTTCTGTATACCCCGCATGGCCATACACAGGTGTTTGCACTCAATAACTACGGCTACGCCCGCCGGCAGCAGCGTTTCTTGTATACAATCCCGTATTTCGTTGGTAAGGCGTTCCTGCACTTGCAGACGGCGTGCAAAGGCGTCAACAATGCGGGGAATCTTGCTTAAGCCA
Coding sequences within it:
- the fabD gene encoding ACP S-malonyltransferase: MKAYIFPGQGAQFSGMGKALYEQPQAREMFERANDISGFRISDIMFSGTDEELKQTKVTQPAIFLHSVILARTLGERFKPDMVAGHSLGEFSALVAASALSFEDGLRLVITRANAMQKACELEPSTMAAILGLANNVVEQVCDEIDEVVVAANYNCPGQIVISGSIAGVDLACQKLTEAGAKRALKLNVGGAFHSPLMEPARRELQQAIELVPILKPVCPIYQNVDPVANTDPQRIKENLITQLTGAVKWTQTIEQMIADGANEFIEVGPGNVLQGLVKKVSKEVQTASATA